One genomic region from Leptolyngbyaceae cyanobacterium JSC-12 encodes:
- a CDS encoding putative P-loop ATPase (IMG reference gene:2510097297~PFAM: Virulence-associated protein E) — protein sequence MCGRTKDRDCSWTLDENRVLCHTYAKESAPSAVNGYHFTGKYCDSGLHGADSAAIYVKQLERTEKPLKPAQNQEFIYHDANGREVVRVRRVDDGKGKRQFWQENKRSNRWEKGLPESVYDRIHLYRIFDPLNQRAIADNQPILIVEGEGKVDLLMSMGIAATCSLGGAGKWRKYGYENYVQNLNGASIVICPDRDEPGIKHAEDIAQDFPDAQWLYAYPDSPLWSKLPPAGGVDIADWIQDYSLSAADVLAAISTRLAPKSEPERPGDTPEEIPKLLRDYRLIEARFLERLRFNTLFKQIELDGAEFDPTSAKLELIVTHRLSIRSSREDVSDIVMKLAKQNAYSPVVEYLNQVHKRYGNDTSILNGLALRYLGTSEELHQVLLKKFLVGAVARAYEPGCKLDCALILQGKQGYGKSTFFRILAGEQWFDDSLGSVSDKDERLKLHRAWIIEWAELETVFGRKDINQVKAFITCPIDHVRPPYGRSVEAMKRASVIVGTTNQQEFLADMTGNRRFWVLPVIQPIDRVMLQQQRDRIWAAAVTLYRAGEKWWLDQEQEARVEQEREQYQISDSWADAIEEFVEFKNQVAIAEILENLFKLEESKHDKVSQNRVKTILYALGWKPLNNARIIDGKRRKVWTKI from the coding sequence GTGTGTGGACGCACCAAAGACCGCGATTGCTCGTGGACTTTAGACGAAAACCGCGTCCTTTGCCACACCTACGCTAAAGAATCAGCACCATCCGCCGTCAACGGCTACCACTTCACAGGGAAATACTGTGATTCTGGATTGCATGGTGCTGATAGCGCCGCGATTTATGTCAAGCAGTTGGAGCGAACCGAGAAACCACTCAAACCTGCTCAGAATCAAGAGTTTATCTATCACGATGCCAATGGGCGCGAAGTGGTGCGAGTTCGTCGGGTGGATGACGGCAAAGGGAAACGCCAATTTTGGCAGGAAAACAAGCGTAGCAACCGATGGGAAAAAGGCTTACCGGAGTCGGTGTATGACCGCATTCATCTCTACCGCATCTTTGACCCACTGAACCAACGGGCGATCGCAGACAATCAACCCATTCTCATCGTTGAAGGAGAGGGAAAAGTAGACCTGCTCATGTCGATGGGCATTGCTGCAACCTGCTCATTAGGGGGTGCTGGCAAGTGGCGCAAGTACGGCTATGAGAATTACGTACAAAACTTGAATGGTGCATCCATCGTCATCTGCCCAGACCGCGATGAACCAGGAATCAAACACGCTGAGGACATTGCTCAAGATTTCCCTGATGCCCAATGGCTATATGCCTATCCTGATAGCCCACTGTGGAGCAAGTTACCCCCTGCTGGTGGGGTTGATATTGCCGACTGGATTCAGGATTACTCACTGTCAGCAGCAGATGTTTTAGCCGCGATCAGTACACGTCTCGCACCAAAATCGGAACCGGAGCGCCCAGGCGACACTCCAGAGGAAATCCCAAAACTGCTAAGGGACTATCGGCTGATTGAAGCTCGATTCTTGGAACGATTGCGGTTCAACACTTTGTTTAAGCAAATCGAACTGGATGGGGCAGAGTTTGACCCGACATCCGCCAAATTGGAACTCATCGTCACTCATCGCCTATCCATCCGCTCATCTAGGGAAGATGTGTCAGACATTGTGATGAAGCTAGCAAAGCAGAATGCTTACAGTCCCGTGGTGGAATACCTGAACCAGGTTCACAAGCGCTATGGCAACGACACCAGCATCCTGAATGGGTTAGCACTGCGCTACTTGGGAACCTCTGAAGAATTGCATCAAGTACTGCTCAAAAAGTTTTTGGTGGGAGCGGTAGCACGGGCTTATGAACCCGGATGCAAATTGGACTGTGCCCTCATCCTGCAAGGCAAACAGGGGTACGGCAAGTCCACATTTTTCCGCATTCTCGCGGGTGAGCAATGGTTTGATGACTCCCTTGGTTCCGTTTCCGACAAAGATGAACGGTTAAAACTACATCGTGCCTGGATTATCGAATGGGCAGAGCTAGAAACTGTGTTTGGACGCAAAGACATCAACCAGGTGAAAGCATTCATCACTTGCCCCATCGATCATGTTCGTCCTCCCTATGGGCGCTCCGTTGAGGCAATGAAACGAGCATCAGTGATTGTCGGTACCACCAACCAGCAAGAATTTCTGGCAGACATGACCGGAAATCGTCGGTTTTGGGTGCTGCCAGTCATTCAACCGATTGATCGGGTGATGTTACAGCAACAACGCGATCGCATTTGGGCAGCCGCCGTCACACTCTACCGAGCCGGTGAAAAATGGTGGCTTGACCAGGAGCAAGAAGCACGGGTAGAGCAAGAGCGTGAACAGTACCAAATCTCTGATTCGTGGGCAGATGCCATTGAAGAGTTTGTTGAATTTAAGAATCAAGTTGCCATTGCCGAAATTCTGGAGAACCTGTTCAAGCTGGAAGAATCCAAGCATG
- a CDS encoding hypothetical protein (IMG reference gene:2510097298), whose amino-acid sequence MLPFVAVPSTIAQEFGKYRDLFCRGAGFEQVSRYVTGLLLSENKTLQGIAGQWVAGGEVGGRRAMHAAVFEAGWRSSELMSHHRAVIAKEHQGRGREVISLDWTLSHHDWGKQIFGVKRSYDYVEHRMSCFQTVVTATIANRHLIDGIDVVVQFPDFSVAEREYLKVTAKSHYDDLDQVRERLIEMLHYHKNRLEYRKRTEIAVEIVRQVEAEGQFPTADYAFDNGVLTVELTTMIESAGKHWVSEVESSRNILWNDQWQRVDAIGLELRIHHPESFRPIQVTCRNGETKPIWAFTKVVRLKKFGRKRLVIVHEQADLQDPPRFLLTDALHWESGRVMQTWSYRWSCEVFHEVSKQHTGLESAQVRNEEAVNRHFRLSCVAQSILQRTACSGAQSERFEFAQGKQTVGQKLYTLTRQAFDDLLQFIVTRCSHGHTNEQILQALLPS is encoded by the coding sequence ATGCTGCCCTTTGTCGCTGTGCCATCGACGATTGCTCAAGAGTTTGGGAAATATCGAGACCTGTTCTGCCGAGGCGCAGGCTTTGAGCAGGTGAGTCGCTATGTGACCGGATTGCTGTTGAGTGAGAACAAAACCTTGCAAGGGATTGCCGGACAATGGGTAGCAGGTGGGGAGGTCGGCGGACGAAGAGCGATGCACGCAGCGGTGTTTGAGGCGGGCTGGAGGAGTTCAGAGTTAATGTCCCATCATCGTGCTGTGATAGCCAAAGAGCATCAGGGGCGAGGGCGAGAAGTCATCAGTCTGGATTGGACGCTCAGCCATCACGATTGGGGCAAGCAGATCTTTGGGGTGAAGCGATCCTATGATTATGTGGAACATCGGATGAGTTGCTTTCAAACGGTGGTGACGGCGACGATTGCGAACCGCCACCTAATTGATGGGATTGACGTGGTGGTGCAGTTTCCAGATTTTTCAGTGGCAGAACGGGAGTATCTGAAGGTGACGGCAAAATCCCACTATGACGATTTAGACCAAGTGCGAGAACGACTGATTGAGATGTTGCATTATCACAAGAATCGATTGGAGTATCGCAAACGCACCGAGATTGCCGTCGAGATTGTGCGCCAAGTGGAAGCGGAAGGACAATTTCCCACCGCCGATTATGCGTTTGACAATGGGGTGTTGACTGTTGAGTTAACCACCATGATTGAGTCCGCAGGAAAACACTGGGTGAGTGAAGTTGAAAGTTCTCGCAACATCTTGTGGAATGACCAATGGCAACGGGTAGATGCGATTGGTTTAGAACTCAGAATCCATCACCCAGAGAGCTTTCGCCCGATTCAAGTCACTTGCCGCAACGGCGAAACGAAACCGATTTGGGCATTTACCAAAGTCGTGCGCCTCAAGAAGTTTGGACGCAAGCGATTGGTCATCGTCCACGAGCAAGCAGATTTACAAGACCCACCTCGCTTCCTGCTCACCGATGCGTTGCATTGGGAAAGTGGGCGAGTCATGCAGACTTGGAGTTATCGATGGTCCTGCGAGGTCTTTCATGAGGTGAGCAAACAGCACACCGGGCTAGAGTCGGCTCAGGTGCGGAACGAGGAAGCGGTCAACCGTCACTTCCGTCTTAGTTGCGTGGCGCAGTCGATTCTGCAACGGACTGCCTGTTCTGGCGCACAATCTGAACGATTTGAGTTTGCTCAAGGCAAGCAAACGGTGGGACAGAAGCTCTATACCCTCACTCGTCAAGCCTTTGATGATTTGCTGCAATTCATTGTGACGCGATGTTCTCACGGACATACAAATGAACAGATTTTACAAGCTCTCCTCCCCAGTTGA
- a CDS encoding hypothetical protein (IMG reference gene:2510097299) — translation MATPITKQEAAKLLGISPYTLSQWRRAGKLIEGIHFVRFNSRNTRYIQESIQDLFRNQDDPKAHELYCQQFMKAKRLASVGK, via the coding sequence ATGGCAACTCCAATCACTAAGCAGGAAGCTGCAAAACTTCTCGGCATTTCACCCTATACCCTTAGCCAGTGGAGACGTGCTGGAAAGCTGATTGAAGGCATTCATTTCGTGCGGTTCAACTCTCGCAACACACGGTACATCCAGGAATCGATCCAGGATTTGTTCAGAAATCAGGATGACCCAAAAGCTCATGAACTCTACTGCCAGCAATTCATGAAAGCTAAAAGACTCGCTTCTGTGGGGAAATAA
- a CDS encoding hypothetical protein (IMG reference gene:2510097300) translates to MNTSNELQPYYRFDFKNSVAYLRYLIVPVEGVYRILNPDDGQLLTVECDSLEDAQKTVESCYVGDLMMDLLQAARNKDTITQEQLEVLTWMVGAEYEPKMYDYTRGKWMNAHAVAEEFDISTEFLHTLRLRGTLKQNIHWRALNFGSKATYYQYNLNACAEVFIVKQPDESEKKPQISSTC, encoded by the coding sequence ATGAATACAAGTAACGAGCTACAGCCTTACTATCGCTTCGACTTCAAGAACTCTGTCGCCTACCTGCGCTATCTCATCGTCCCTGTAGAGGGCGTTTACCGCATTCTCAACCCCGACGATGGGCAACTGCTCACAGTTGAATGCGACTCGCTAGAAGATGCTCAAAAAACCGTTGAATCCTGCTATGTCGGAGATTTGATGATGGATTTGCTTCAAGCAGCCAGAAACAAGGACACGATCACCCAGGAGCAACTAGAAGTATTGACCTGGATGGTTGGAGCCGAATACGAACCCAAAATGTACGACTACACGCGAGGAAAATGGATGAACGCTCATGCGGTTGCAGAAGAGTTCGATATCTCCACTGAGTTCCTGCACACCTTGCGGCTCCGGGGAACGTTGAAACAAAACATCCACTGGCGAGCGTTGAACTTTGGGTCGAAAGCAACCTACTACCAGTACAACCTGAACGCTTGTGCAGAAGTGTTTATAGTCAAGCAACCAGATGAAAGCGAGAAAAAGCCACAAATATCTTCAACGTGCTGA
- a CDS encoding hypothetical protein (IMG reference gene:2510097301) translates to MTVAKVSKRILVTIPDSVHDELAAWAEYQGRPTANLAAYLIELGIRDAKSKGEFKTLPPAVQSQEGGSND, encoded by the coding sequence ATGACAGTGGCAAAGGTGAGTAAACGAATCCTGGTTACGATACCCGACTCAGTTCATGATGAATTGGCAGCATGGGCAGAATATCAAGGTAGACCAACGGCAAATCTTGCGGCTTACCTGATTGAGTTAGGTATCAGGGATGCAAAGAGCAAGGGTGAATTCAAGACTCTTCCTCCCGCGGTTCAAAGCCAAGAAGGTGGTAGTAATGACTAA
- a CDS encoding hypothetical protein (IMG reference gene:2510097302) translates to MTNPRYDESRDETRHAAVSEEDCEEMADTYEWDLKRVEQSNTDVLPVDCVFDGYCEFPPSRMDLTQGDYFTEKKEDA, encoded by the coding sequence ATGACTAACCCCAGGTACGACGAGAGCCGGGATGAAACCCGACACGCGGCTGTAAGTGAAGAAGATTGTGAAGAAATGGCAGACACTTACGAGTGGGACTTAAAACGGGTAGAACAAAGTAATACAGATGTCCTTCCAGTTGATTGTGTGTTTGATGGCTACTGCGAGTTTCCGCCTTCTCGCATGGATCTAACGCAAGGCGACTATTTCACGGAGAAAAAGGAAGATGCGTAA
- a CDS encoding hypothetical protein (IMG reference gene:2510097303), translated as MRKLILFKADKGEIQKYRSETATTVGESFYRVANAGSVPSLIDTIAEHYCSSNKPAPEPGYRLTETVPDDQESFRDSGWEVVRVDEYTPDIPPPHGSEFGSIYICYCAYKPVAPEEAWTKKAHRIAPSLDSFGGDKAAYEKWLESQPIAMQEESKAVTNWMETQVKQHAEV; from the coding sequence ATGCGTAAACTGATTCTGTTCAAGGCAGACAAAGGTGAAATTCAGAAGTATCGCAGCGAAACCGCTACAACCGTTGGTGAGTCGTTTTACCGGGTTGCAAATGCGGGGTCAGTTCCCTCGCTCATCGATACGATCGCTGAACATTATTGCTCCAGCAACAAACCTGCCCCTGAACCTGGGTATCGATTAACTGAAACTGTGCCAGATGACCAAGAATCCTTTCGGGATAGCGGCTGGGAAGTGGTGCGAGTGGACGAATACACCCCAGACATTCCGCCTCCACATGGCTCAGAGTTTGGCTCAATCTACATTTGCTACTGTGCCTACAAGCCCGTAGCGCCAGAAGAGGCTTGGACGAAAAAGGCTCATCGCATTGCACCTTCCCTAGATTCCTTTGGTGGCGACAAAGCTGCTTATGAAAAGTGGCTCGAATCTCAGCCCATTGCTATGCAAGAAGAATCCAAAGCGGTTACTAATTGGATGGAGACGCAAGTAAAGCAACACGCTGAAGTCTAG
- a CDS encoding NADH dehydrogenase subunit M (IMG reference gene:2510097304~PFAM: NADH-Ubiquinone/plastoquinone (complex I), various chains~TIGRFAM: proton-translocating NADH-quinone oxidoreductase, chain M) has translation MSTQFPWLTTVTLLPLVASLLIPVLPDKQGKTVRWYAFFVGLVDFALIVYTLWQNYDFSSPDFQLNESFSWIPQLGLNWSLAVDGLSMPLVVLAGLVTTLSILASWKVTKKPRLFYFLMLAMYSAQIGVFCAQDMLLFFLMWELELVPVYILISIWGGPKRLYASTKFILYTAIGSIFILVAALAMAFYGGEFTFDMRQLALKDYSLGFEVLIYAALLIAYGVKLPVFPLHTWLPDAHGEASSPVSMILAGVLLKMGGYALIRMNIEMLPDANFYFAPVLAVLGVVNIVYGALVSFAQRNLKRRLAYSSISHMGFVLLGVASYTEVGLSGAILQMVSHGLIAAALFFLAGVTYERTHTLIMDKLGGLAKPMPIVFALFTAGSMASLALPGMSGFASEIMVFLGMTSSDSYTSTFKVVMVVLSAVGVILTPIYLLSMLREVFYGKQNPELAEELAEEYGQTGGFWDARPREIFVTACLLIPVIGVGLYPKLLTQTYDVKTVQVATRARTVVSAIAQQPLQALPQVSVAPQLPKASASDLLGVLK, from the coding sequence ATGAGTACGCAATTTCCCTGGTTAACGACTGTCACACTGCTACCCCTTGTAGCGTCTCTTTTAATTCCGGTACTGCCCGATAAGCAGGGTAAAACCGTACGCTGGTATGCTTTCTTCGTTGGTCTGGTCGATTTTGCCTTAATTGTTTACACCTTGTGGCAAAACTACGATTTTTCCAGTCCTGACTTCCAGCTCAACGAGTCCTTTAGCTGGATTCCCCAACTGGGTTTGAACTGGTCTTTGGCGGTTGACGGTCTTTCCATGCCGCTGGTTGTCTTAGCAGGTCTCGTAACGACCCTTTCAATCCTGGCATCCTGGAAAGTGACTAAAAAGCCTCGCCTTTTCTATTTTCTGATGCTGGCGATGTACAGTGCCCAGATTGGTGTATTTTGCGCTCAAGACATGCTCCTATTTTTCTTAATGTGGGAGTTAGAGCTGGTTCCGGTTTACATTTTGATTTCAATCTGGGGTGGACCGAAGCGTCTCTACGCATCAACTAAGTTCATTCTGTATACTGCGATCGGCTCCATTTTCATTCTGGTTGCAGCTTTAGCAATGGCGTTTTACGGTGGCGAGTTTACCTTCGATATGCGCCAGTTAGCGCTGAAGGACTATTCCCTGGGTTTCGAGGTGTTAATCTATGCTGCGCTGCTTATTGCTTACGGTGTTAAGCTTCCAGTGTTTCCGCTGCATACCTGGCTTCCTGATGCGCATGGTGAAGCGTCCTCTCCTGTCTCTATGATTTTGGCAGGTGTACTTCTGAAGATGGGTGGATATGCTCTGATCCGCATGAATATTGAGATGTTGCCAGATGCTAATTTCTACTTTGCGCCAGTTCTTGCGGTTCTAGGTGTTGTCAATATTGTGTATGGCGCGCTCGTATCTTTTGCTCAGCGGAATCTCAAGCGTCGTCTTGCTTACTCTTCCATCTCTCACATGGGCTTCGTTCTGCTGGGTGTCGCTTCCTACACCGAAGTTGGATTAAGTGGTGCAATTCTCCAGATGGTATCTCACGGGTTGATTGCGGCTGCACTTTTCTTCCTGGCAGGTGTCACCTACGAGCGTACTCACACATTAATCATGGATAAGCTGGGTGGATTAGCAAAGCCGATGCCAATTGTATTTGCGCTGTTTACGGCTGGCTCAATGGCATCTCTAGCCTTGCCTGGCATGAGCGGTTTTGCTAGTGAAATTATGGTTTTCTTGGGAATGACTTCGAGCGACTCCTATACCTCAACCTTCAAGGTTGTCATGGTGGTGTTGTCTGCAGTTGGGGTGATTCTGACACCGATTTATCTACTCTCGATGTTGCGTGAGGTGTTCTACGGTAAGCAGAATCCTGAGTTGGCTGAAGAGTTGGCTGAGGAATATGGGCAGACGGGCGGATTCTGGGATGCAAGACCACGGGAGATCTTTGTTACTGCTTGTTTGTTGATTCCAGTGATTGGTGTGGGTCTCTACCCTAAGCTGCTGACCCAAACCTATGATGTTAAGACTGTACAGGTTGCAACTCGCGCTCGTACGGTTGTCTCGGCGATCGCTCAGCAACCGCTCCAAGCACTACCTCAAGTTTCGGTAGCTCCACAACTTCCCAAAGCGTCAGCAAGTGATTTGTTAGGAGTGCTTAAGTAG
- a CDS encoding hypothetical protein (IMG reference gene:2510097305) has product MPKFQDMTVWRQAEILMQPAFIRLIANIGKQLEQSTWKGQYEDVLVWEEGVDEATKAKVLQLRKDLEQASMNAAETAPDTIADIERTLATLPSPFPGYQLCLTQGTHQICVDLWELCYRICFRDYDITSGTSRNRGFGQPPSQGVEVDKTLFDETGDVDWHRLDDKTKSLVDGIFANLPN; this is encoded by the coding sequence ATGCCAAAATTTCAAGATATGACTGTATGGCGGCAAGCGGAAATATTGATGCAGCCTGCATTTATTCGGCTCATCGCGAATATTGGTAAGCAACTGGAACAATCAACCTGGAAAGGGCAATACGAAGATGTGTTGGTTTGGGAAGAAGGGGTTGATGAGGCTACAAAAGCAAAAGTCTTGCAGCTTCGGAAAGATTTAGAGCAAGCCTCAATGAACGCAGCAGAAACTGCTCCTGATACGATCGCAGACATTGAACGCACATTGGCGACTCTGCCGTCCCCTTTCCCTGGCTACCAGTTATGTTTAACTCAGGGAACTCACCAGATTTGCGTTGATTTATGGGAATTGTGCTATCGTATCTGCTTTCGAGATTACGACATAACATCGGGAACCTCTAGAAATCGAGGGTTTGGGCAACCTCCAAGCCAAGGGGTGGAAGTAGACAAGACATTATTTGATGAAACAGGGGATGTAGATTGGCATCGGCTGGACGATAAAACAAAAAGCTTAGTGGATGGAATTTTCGCCAATCTTCCCAATTAA
- a CDS encoding filamentous hemagglutinin family N-terminal domain protein (IMG reference gene:2510097306~PFAM: haemagglutination activity domain~TIGRFAM: filamentous hemagglutinin family N-terminal domain), producing the protein MMRSPILSAMISHLIVGSTMVAAAQAQIAGDGTLGTQVNGSLLASCDSGSCLITNGTLRGSNLFHSFGQFSLRNPADTALFVNAPTVQTVIARVTGVGNPFISTINGRITTTNPANFFLLNPNGIVFGPGASLNIGGSFLATTADRLLFPNGIEFRTSDPAPLLTVNVPIGLGFTRTPSPIQLRSSFLAAGTLDNFSNFALVGGNIQVDNTFIQTPDRSVAIQSMGAPGSVGLTLQGNQLKLTLPPTLPRGDVALTNGSTVNVTARGEGEIEIAGRNITMTGGSRLEGGILQAIGTTDRAGTITLDATEAIAITGGGVFNQIVQASGVSGDIQMNARSLTLRQGAQVNTSNGFGSGKGGNITIRVQDAVVADGVSAPDPTSGIISSSAIGSVVFGLGIGGDINISAGSLSFTNSAQINTSVLGLGNAGNINIAVRDSIFFDGNNSTPSLPGTSGFSGIGSVTLGAGQGGNIQISTGSLRFVGAAQINASAAGLSGIAGNITIQARDSMLFDGLQTNGEQGGGIFSTLEAIAGRGGDVQLGASQLTFANGAQLNTSTLGLSGDGGNISITVNSLDLLNGSLLGSVTKSSGSAGDVTIQARGRVFLGGLNSSIITTAGSTGQGGDIAIQADSVFVTDNAIIISGTVGFGDSGTISIQARDRVVLSSSGSSLFSLTFGNGRGGDIFVTTNSVTLSEGAGILAGTLGSGNSGKVTIRATDQLSLDNSTISSGSFFFRDILLALQSTGTINQFDPEQLRQAIEFVNTLGENAGISGDIDIEARSIRLDRGSSISASAISGKGGNIQLNAKELLLLRRNSTITTRSGILSTPEVGIGFGGSGGNITINALFVVAAPLENSDIIANAFGGAGGRLTINAQGIYWLTPRSRADLERLLRTTNPFELDPQRLPTNDITSFSQSNPAIADQVFINTPDIDPSRGLQQLPASLVDPSQQIAQTCQPRNAQRTGAFTVTGRGGLPSSPTDPFTDEMGITDWVSANSPIVQNSENQVETGTDPTGNQPETSITSPSQASEQVIVEANSWSLDNQGNVMLVAIAAANPALPRLPTLCNQ; encoded by the coding sequence ATGATGCGATCGCCCATTCTGTCAGCGATGATTAGCCATCTGATTGTTGGTAGTACGATGGTCGCCGCCGCTCAAGCGCAAATTGCTGGGGATGGAACTCTGGGTACACAGGTCAACGGCTCACTGCTAGCATCCTGCGATAGTGGTTCCTGCTTAATTACGAATGGCACCCTGCGCGGCAGCAACCTGTTTCATAGCTTTGGGCAATTCTCGCTGCGCAATCCGGCGGACACGGCACTTTTCGTCAACGCTCCAACAGTTCAAACGGTCATTGCGCGAGTCACTGGCGTAGGTAATCCATTTATTTCCACGATTAATGGCAGGATCACCACTACGAATCCAGCCAACTTTTTTCTGCTTAACCCCAACGGCATTGTGTTTGGTCCAGGAGCCAGCCTAAATATCGGTGGCTCATTTCTGGCAACCACTGCCGATCGCCTGCTGTTCCCAAACGGGATTGAGTTTCGCACGAGCGATCCAGCCCCATTGCTCACGGTGAATGTGCCGATTGGCTTAGGTTTTACCAGAACACCCAGCCCCATTCAACTGCGATCGTCCTTCCTAGCAGCCGGAACTCTGGATAATTTCAGCAATTTTGCCCTCGTGGGTGGAAATATCCAAGTAGACAACACCTTTATTCAAACGCCTGATCGCAGCGTTGCAATTCAAAGCATGGGTGCTCCTGGTAGTGTTGGACTGACGCTGCAAGGCAATCAGTTAAAGTTGACCTTACCGCCAACCCTCCCTCGTGGTGATGTCGCGCTGACCAATGGTTCAACGGTTAATGTAACGGCGCGAGGGGAAGGTGAGATTGAGATTGCCGGGCGTAACATCACAATGACGGGTGGCAGTCGCTTAGAGGGCGGGATTCTGCAAGCAATTGGCACCACTGATCGCGCCGGGACGATTACCCTAGATGCAACAGAGGCGATCGCCATCACTGGGGGCGGTGTCTTCAACCAAATTGTTCAGGCATCCGGCGTATCCGGGGATATTCAAATGAATGCCCGTTCCCTCACGCTGCGGCAGGGTGCCCAAGTGAATACCTCCAACGGCTTCGGGTCGGGGAAAGGTGGCAATATCACGATTCGCGTACAGGATGCCGTTGTGGCAGATGGGGTGAGCGCACCAGATCCGACGAGCGGCATCATCAGCTCATCTGCCATTGGCAGTGTTGTGTTTGGGTTGGGAATCGGAGGGGACATTAACATTTCAGCCGGAAGTTTAAGCTTTACGAATAGTGCTCAAATCAATACGTCCGTACTTGGTTTGGGAAATGCTGGCAACATCAACATTGCCGTCCGCGACAGTATTTTTTTTGATGGAAACAACAGTACACCCAGTCTGCCAGGAACTAGTGGGTTTTCAGGAATCGGCAGTGTGACACTTGGAGCGGGGCAGGGGGGCAATATTCAAATTTCTACCGGGTCTTTAAGGTTTGTGGGGGCAGCCCAGATTAATGCTTCAGCAGCAGGACTGAGCGGAATCGCGGGAAACATTACAATTCAGGCGCGGGATTCAATGCTGTTTGATGGACTGCAAACCAATGGTGAACAGGGCGGTGGTATCTTCAGTACGTTAGAGGCGATCGCAGGTAGAGGGGGAGATGTGCAACTGGGTGCGTCTCAGTTAACGTTTGCCAATGGTGCCCAACTTAACACCTCTACTCTGGGACTGAGTGGGGATGGTGGCAATATCTCGATCACGGTTAACTCACTGGACTTGTTGAATGGCAGCCTTTTAGGCAGCGTGACCAAGAGCAGCGGCAGTGCTGGAGATGTCACAATTCAAGCGCGCGGCAGAGTTTTTCTCGGCGGATTAAATAGTAGCATCATCACAACCGCTGGATCGACAGGACAGGGAGGCGATATTGCCATTCAGGCTGATTCCGTCTTTGTCACAGATAACGCCATTATTATCAGCGGTACGGTCGGATTCGGCGATTCGGGAACTATTTCAATTCAGGCGCGCGATCGCGTTGTTTTAAGTAGTTCTGGTTCCAGCTTATTCTCTTTAACGTTTGGCAATGGTCGCGGTGGCGATATTTTTGTCACGACCAATTCCGTCACCCTCTCAGAGGGTGCTGGTATTTTGGCAGGAACGCTAGGCTCCGGCAATTCTGGCAAAGTAACGATCCGTGCCACCGATCAACTTTCTTTAGATAACAGCACTATATCGAGTGGAAGCTTTTTTTTCCGAGACATTTTATTGGCGTTGCAAAGCACAGGAACAATCAATCAGTTTGATCCAGAGCAATTGAGGCAAGCGATCGAGTTTGTCAACACGCTGGGCGAAAACGCAGGTATATCAGGCGATATCGATATCGAAGCACGTTCTATTCGGCTTGATCGCGGCAGTTCAATCTCTGCTTCAGCGATTTCTGGTAAGGGTGGAAATATTCAATTAAATGCGAAAGAACTGCTGTTGCTACGGCGTAACTCTACAATTACAACCCGTTCGGGCATCTTATCAACCCCTGAAGTTGGGATTGGGTTTGGCGGCAGTGGTGGCAATATCACAATCAATGCTCTGTTTGTGGTTGCCGCTCCGCTGGAAAATTCTGACATCATTGCTAATGCTTTTGGTGGCGCGGGTGGACGCTTGACAATCAATGCTCAAGGCATTTACTGGCTTACGCCGCGATCGCGGGCTGATCTGGAACGATTGCTACGCACCACCAATCCGTTTGAACTCGATCCACAACGCCTCCCCACCAATGACATCACGTCGTTTTCTCAATCAAATCCGGCGATCGCGGATCAGGTATTTATCAATACGCCTGATATAGACCCTAGTCGTGGTTTGCAACAACTACCAGCTTCCCTGGTAGACCCCTCTCAGCAAATTGCCCAAACCTGCCAACCCAGAAATGCCCAACGAACTGGGGCATTCACTGTGACGGGGCGAGGAGGCTTGCCTAGTAGCCCCACGGACCCTTTCACAGATGAAATGGGCATCACAGATTGGGTCTCGGCAAACAGTCCGATTGTTCAGAACTCAGAAAATCAGGTGGAAACTGGCACTGACCCAACTGGAAATCAACCAGAAACCTCGATCACCTCGCCGTCTCAGGCTTCTGAACAGGTAATTGTGGAAGCGAATAGCTGGTCATTGGATAATCAGGGCAATGTCATGCTGGTCGCGATCGCAGCCGCTAATCCTGCACTTCCCAGGCTGCCAACCCTGTGCAACCAATAA